The following are from one region of the Quercus robur chromosome 1, dhQueRobu3.1, whole genome shotgun sequence genome:
- the LOC126689980 gene encoding 3-ketoacyl-CoA synthase 6 gives MPPILPDFSNSVKLKYVKLGYQYLVNHILTLTLIPIMAAIFIEVLRMGPDEISNLWESLHFDLVQILCSAFLIIFIATVYFMSKPRTIFLVDYACFKPPITCRVPFATFMEHSRLNLRNNPKSVEFQMRILERSGLGEETCLPPAIHYIPPNPTMEAARGEAELVIFSAMDSLFEKTGLNPKDIDILVVNCSLFSPTPSLSAMVINKYKLRSNIKSFNLSGMGCSAGLISIDLARDLLQVHPNSNAVIVSTEIITPNYYQGNERAMLLPNCLFRMGGAAILLSNRRSERRRAKYRLVHVVRTHKGADDKAYRCVYEEEDKEGKVGISLSKDLMAIAGEALKSNITTMGPLVLPASEQLLFLLTLIGRKIFNPKWKPYIPDFKQAFEHFCIHAGGRAVIDELQKNLQLSSEHVEASRMALHRFGNTSSSSLWYELSYIEAKGRMKRGDRVWQIAFGSGFKCNSAVWKCNQSIKAPTDGPWADCIDRYPVHIPEIVKL, from the coding sequence ATGCCTCCAATCTTGCCTGACTTTTCCAATTCTGTCAAGCTTAAGTATGTCAAGCTTGGGTACCAATACCTTGTCAATCACATTCTTACACTCACACTCATACCCATCATGGCTGCTATTTTCATAGAGGTTCTCCGGATGGGTCCTGATGAAATCTCAAATCTTTGGGAGTCCCTCCACTTCGATCTCGTCCAAATCCTATGCTCCGCTTTCCTCATCATCTTTATTGCCACTGTTTACTTCATGTCTAAGCCACGAACAATTTTCCTCGTGGACTACGCTTGTTTCAAACCCCCTATCACTTGTCGTGTCCCCTTTGCAACCTTCATGGAACACTCAAGGCTCAACCTCAGAAACAACCCCAAGAGCGTTGAATTCCAAATGAGAATCCTCGAGCGCTCTGGTCTTGGGGAAGAGACTTGTTTGCCTCCTGCAATTCATTATATCCCACCTAATCCAACCATGGAAGCTGCGAGAGGCGAGGCCGAGCTCGTTATATTTTCTGCCATGGATTCTTTGTTTGAGAAGACGGGTCTTAACCCTAAAGACATCGACATTCTCGTCGTGAATTGCAGTCTTTTCTCACCTACACCTTCCTTATCAGCCATGGTGATCAACAAGTACAAGCTGAGAAGTAACATAAAGAGCTTTAACCTTTCTGGGATGGGTTGCAGTGCTGGGCTAATTTCAATTGATTTAGCCCGTGATCTTCTTCAAGTTCACCCCAATTCAAACGCTGTGATTGTGAGCACAGAGATTATTACACCCAACTATTACCAGGGCAATGAAAGAGCTATGCTTCTTCCCAATTGTCTTTTCAGAATGGGTGGAGCTGCAATTCTTTTATCAAACCGAAGATCAGAGCGCAGGCGAGCCAAGTACAGGTTAGTACACGTGGTTCGAACCCATAAAGGAGCTGATGACAAAGCTTACCGCTGTGTATacgaagaagaagacaaagaagGCAAAGTTGGGATCTCTTTATCCAAAGATCTCATGGCCATAGCTGGTGAGGCTTTGAAATCAAACATCACAACAATGGGACCTCTTGTCCTTCCAGCTTCAGAGCAACTCCTTTTCCTTCTCACCCTAATTGGCCGCAAAATCTTTAACCCCAAATGGAAGCCTTATATTCCTGACTTCAAACAAGCTTTTGAGCACTTCTGTATCCACGCTGGTGGCCGTGCTGTCATTGATGAATTGCAGAAGAACCTTCAGCTCTCTTCTGAACATGTCGAGGCATCGAGGATGGCACTCCATCGCTTCGGGAACACATCATCATCGTCGCTGTGGTATGAATTGAGCTATATAGAAGCAAAGGGGAGGATGAAGAGAGGTGATAGGGTTTGGCAAATAGCATTTGGGAGTGGATTTAAGTGTAACAGTGCTGTGTGGAAGTGCAACCAAAGCATCAAGGCTCCCACTGATGGTCCTTGGGCTGATTGCATTGATCGGTACCCAGTTCATATTCCTGAGATTGTGAAGCTCTAA